One part of the Chryseobacterium mulctrae genome encodes these proteins:
- a CDS encoding helix-turn-helix domain-containing protein has protein sequence MNTSIGKRIRSYREERGFSQEELAEKLHISRSTYQRIENGETNSWINHIENICTSLNVELDDILKPEEGYTQINKENTSNENSSNNMIQNQTNNYNGSDKLTESLLDQIAFLKEENQWLKKEIDQLKNI, from the coding sequence ATGAATACAAGTATCGGCAAAAGAATAAGATCATACAGAGAAGAAAGAGGTTTTTCTCAGGAAGAACTGGCAGAAAAGCTACACATCTCTCGCTCTACTTATCAACGCATCGAAAATGGCGAAACCAATTCATGGATTAATCATATTGAAAACATCTGTACTTCCCTTAATGTAGAACTGGATGATATTCTAAAACCTGAAGAAGGTTACACTCAAATAAATAAGGAAAATACATCGAATGAAAATTCAAGCAATAATATGATTCAAAATCAAACTAATAATTACAATGGTTCAGATAAGCTTACAGAGAGCCTTTTGGATCAAATTGCTTTCCTTAAAGAAGAAAACCAATGGCTGAAAAAAGAAATAGACCAGCTAAAGAATATATAA
- a CDS encoding M1 family metallopeptidase — protein MRKSFIILFAFVISQFQAQQNAYYQQAAQYKMDIDVNAEQFTYQGTQTLKYRNNSPDELNVVYFHLYWNAFKPNSMMDQRVASQGKNGDSRLQKDGISRLASIPKNEEGAQNIHWIKQNGKELKYEIQETVMKVYLDKPIKPHSKTTFTMEWDAVIPQQIRRAGRNNKEGVDMTMTQWYPKIAEYDYDGWATFDYVGREFHAPFADFDVTIKINKDYVVGAGGTLLNPKEVKGYDASAQIKADQNKATWKWTAKNMLDFAWAADKDYSVESFDVPQGPKVYFVYLKNDKTKAWGEAKPYVTKYFQIMNSKFGKYAYPSYAFIQGGDGGMEYGMCTMILGEAKNIEDLIGLMAHEGSHSWYQQMLATNEPVRPWMDEGFTSYAESYVMHQLFPPKENRPNAFVEKIDAYRKFLKKQIEEPAVWLGDHHDNGTAYSYASYVKGELYLVQLGYIVGEENLSKIMTEYFREWSMKHPTDRDFLHIAQKVSGMDLKWFHHYWINTTKTIDYGIKDVQYGNTSTTITLVNNSQIPMPIDFSVITADNKMVNYQIPLNMSHTWKTKDAFGEFTTLKYWPWTQKEYTFTIPYNKSQLSVLGIDPSQRLADVNPEDNFVEVK, from the coding sequence ATGAGAAAATCGTTTATCATCCTTTTTGCATTTGTTATTTCGCAGTTTCAGGCACAGCAAAATGCCTATTACCAGCAAGCTGCACAATATAAAATGGATATCGACGTCAATGCAGAACAATTTACTTATCAGGGAACTCAAACTTTAAAATACCGCAACAATTCTCCCGACGAACTCAATGTCGTGTATTTCCATTTGTATTGGAATGCCTTTAAGCCTAATTCAATGATGGATCAAAGAGTGGCTTCACAAGGGAAAAATGGAGATTCTAGGTTACAGAAAGATGGAATTTCAAGATTGGCTTCGATTCCTAAAAATGAAGAAGGCGCACAAAATATTCACTGGATTAAACAAAACGGAAAAGAACTGAAATATGAAATTCAGGAAACCGTAATGAAAGTGTATCTGGATAAACCGATTAAACCACATTCAAAAACAACTTTCACAATGGAATGGGATGCGGTGATTCCTCAGCAAATCAGAAGAGCCGGAAGAAATAATAAAGAAGGGGTTGATATGACGATGACGCAATGGTATCCGAAAATCGCGGAATACGATTATGACGGTTGGGCAACTTTCGATTATGTGGGAAGAGAATTTCACGCGCCGTTTGCAGATTTTGATGTAACGATCAAAATTAATAAAGATTATGTTGTTGGAGCCGGAGGTACGCTTTTAAATCCAAAAGAAGTAAAAGGGTATGATGCTTCAGCACAGATTAAAGCTGATCAAAATAAAGCAACCTGGAAATGGACTGCCAAAAATATGCTCGATTTTGCCTGGGCTGCAGATAAAGATTATTCGGTAGAAAGTTTTGATGTGCCTCAAGGTCCGAAAGTGTATTTTGTATATCTGAAGAACGATAAAACCAAAGCTTGGGGTGAAGCAAAACCTTATGTCACAAAGTATTTCCAGATCATGAATTCTAAATTCGGGAAATATGCTTATCCTTCTTACGCCTTTATTCAAGGTGGTGACGGCGGAATGGAATACGGAATGTGTACCATGATTTTGGGTGAAGCAAAAAACATTGAAGATTTGATAGGATTGATGGCTCACGAAGGTTCTCACTCTTGGTATCAGCAAATGTTGGCAACCAACGAGCCTGTAAGACCGTGGATGGATGAAGGATTTACAAGTTATGCAGAAAGCTACGTGATGCATCAGTTATTTCCTCCAAAAGAAAACAGACCGAATGCTTTCGTTGAAAAGATTGATGCCTACAGAAAGTTTCTAAAAAAACAAATTGAAGAGCCTGCAGTTTGGTTGGGTGATCATCACGATAACGGAACGGCATATTCTTATGCAAGTTATGTGAAAGGTGAATTGTATTTGGTGCAGTTAGGATATATTGTTGGAGAAGAAAATTTATCCAAAATCATGACTGAATATTTCAGAGAATGGAGCATGAAACACCCTACTGACAGAGATTTTCTTCACATTGCACAGAAAGTTTCCGGGATGGATCTGAAATGGTTTCATCATTACTGGATCAATACGACAAAAACTATTGATTACGGAATTAAAGACGTACAATACGGCAATACTTCTACAACGATAACTTTAGTTAATAACAGTCAGATTCCTATGCCGATTGACTTTAGCGTAATTACTGCCGACAATAAAATGGTTAATTATCAGATTCCGTTAAATATGTCGCATACCTGGAAAACCAAAGATGCGTTCGGTGAATTTACTACTCTAAAATACTGGCCGTGGACGCAGAAAGAATATACGTTTACCATACCTTATAACAAATCTCAACTGAGCGTTTTAGGAATAGATCCTAGTCAAAGATTAGCAGATGTAAATCCTGAAGATAATTTTGTTGAAGTGAAATAG